One Terriglobia bacterium DNA segment encodes these proteins:
- a CDS encoding bifunctional homocysteine S-methyltransferase/methylenetetrahydrofolate reductase — protein MTTKSRAEEFRRQLESRTLVADGAMGTMLYSKGIFINRCYDELNLSSPDLVKGVHLEYVKAGAEILETNTFGANRMRLEGFGIADKLCAINQAGVRIAREAAGGDAFVAGALGPLGAHIEPLGPTSFAEARAIFAEQIECLLEAGADLLILETFTNLDELREAVLAARKVAGDDLVVVAQVTIDDYGSLRDGTDTRTFTLEMDQWPADVIGCNCSAGPKVTFETVEKMMQYSKKPVSAMPNAGHPALVDGRKLYLCSPEYMAQYARRMMWAGVKIVGGCCGITPEHIKLVRAEARSLQPGRRDHTVTLEEPAVKAQALPPVPVAQKSRLGTKLAEGRFAAFVEILPPRGVAYANEIAAARMCAERGIDCINVPDGPRASARMSAQVTCQLMQQLAGIEAVLHFCCRDRNILGIQSELLGAHAVGIRNLICITGDPPRMGSYPGATAVFDVDSIGLVNIVNNLNRGLDIGGNSMGSQTSFLIGVGANPGALNLEEELQRFDWKVQAGAEYVVTQPVFDPELLERFLARIEDARIPVIAGIWPLTSYRNAEFMMNELRAPVPENIMERMRRAPNAEAAAKEGLAIAREMVERVRHMVQGVQLSAPFGRYQAALEVAEAIGPH, from the coding sequence ATGACCACCAAGTCCAGGGCGGAGGAATTTCGCCGGCAGCTCGAATCCCGCACCCTTGTGGCCGACGGCGCCATGGGCACAATGCTCTATTCCAAGGGTATTTTCATCAACCGCTGTTACGACGAGCTGAACCTGTCCTCGCCGGACCTCGTGAAAGGGGTGCACCTGGAATACGTGAAGGCGGGCGCGGAGATCCTGGAAACGAACACGTTCGGCGCCAACAGGATGCGTTTGGAAGGATTTGGCATCGCCGACAAGCTGTGCGCCATCAACCAGGCGGGCGTGCGCATTGCCCGGGAGGCGGCCGGGGGCGATGCCTTCGTGGCGGGAGCGCTCGGACCCCTCGGGGCGCACATCGAGCCCTTGGGGCCCACTTCTTTTGCGGAAGCGCGCGCCATTTTCGCAGAGCAGATCGAATGCCTCCTGGAAGCCGGCGCCGACCTGCTGATCCTGGAAACCTTCACCAACCTCGACGAGCTGCGCGAAGCCGTGCTGGCTGCCCGCAAGGTAGCGGGGGATGATCTGGTTGTCGTCGCCCAGGTCACCATTGATGATTACGGCAGCCTGCGCGACGGCACGGATACTCGAACCTTCACGCTCGAGATGGATCAGTGGCCTGCCGACGTCATCGGCTGCAACTGCTCGGCAGGGCCCAAGGTGACGTTCGAGACCGTCGAAAAAATGATGCAGTATTCCAAAAAGCCGGTCAGCGCCATGCCCAACGCCGGACATCCGGCACTCGTGGACGGACGCAAGCTCTATCTGTGCTCGCCGGAGTACATGGCACAGTATGCCAGGCGCATGATGTGGGCGGGGGTGAAGATCGTGGGCGGTTGCTGCGGCATCACGCCCGAGCACATCAAGCTGGTGCGCGCCGAGGCCCGCTCACTGCAACCGGGCCGCCGCGATCACACCGTGACCCTGGAGGAGCCGGCGGTCAAGGCGCAGGCGCTCCCCCCGGTGCCGGTGGCGCAGAAGTCGAGACTCGGCACCAAGCTCGCCGAAGGACGCTTCGCCGCATTCGTCGAGATCCTCCCTCCTCGCGGCGTCGCATACGCGAACGAGATCGCGGCCGCCAGGATGTGCGCGGAGCGAGGCATTGACTGTATCAATGTGCCTGACGGGCCACGCGCCAGCGCGCGCATGAGCGCACAGGTCACATGCCAGTTGATGCAGCAGCTGGCCGGCATCGAAGCGGTGTTGCACTTCTGCTGCCGGGATCGGAATATCCTCGGCATCCAGTCGGAGCTTCTCGGCGCACATGCCGTGGGCATCCGCAACCTGATCTGCATCACGGGCGATCCGCCGCGGATGGGCAGTTACCCGGGCGCCACGGCGGTTTTCGACGTCGACTCGATCGGATTGGTGAACATCGTCAACAACTTGAACCGCGGGCTCGACATCGGGGGCAACTCGATGGGATCGCAGACTTCGTTTCTGATCGGCGTGGGCGCAAACCCCGGAGCGCTGAATCTCGAGGAGGAGCTGCAGCGTTTCGACTGGAAAGTCCAGGCAGGAGCGGAGTACGTGGTCACACAGCCCGTCTTCGACCCGGAGCTGCTTGAACGTTTCCTCGCGCGCATTGAAGATGCGCGCATTCCCGTCATCGCAGGCATATGGCCCCTGACGAGCTATCGCAACGCGGAATTCATGATGAACGAGCTTCGGGCGCCCGTCCCCGAAAACATCATGGAACGGATGCGGCGGGCGCCCAATGCCGAAGCCGCGGCCAAAGAAGGCCTGGCAATCGCGCGTGAAATGGTCGAACGCGTGCGTCACATGGTTCAGGGCGTTCAGCTGAGCGCGCCCTTTGGCCGTTATCAGGCCGCGCTGGAAGTAGCGGAAGCAATCGGTCCGCATTAG
- a CDS encoding molybdopterin-dependent oxidoreductase: protein MSTYTTACPCNCYSTCSMQVEVEDGRIRRLEPHPDNAATPGGLCLKGLSYIERVHSPDRLLFPVARTPGISSFQRISWNEALERIAEKLNHFKAGWGPQSVLYYAGSGTKGLLNSVGISFWRLFGGCTTTYGDLCWPAGLEATRLTLGENKHNAPWDLANAKLIILWGKNPAETNIHQMPFVDQALAHGARLIVIDPRRTESAERAELLIQPRPGSDGALALGVAHLLLKRNHVDTPFIERHVFGFHEFCALAEDFTPERAAELSDVPVTHIERLADCFGSIRPATICAGFGMQRYTNSGQTMRAMIALIAITGNIGYPGAGWQFANLQSAVFDSIRDPLASYPPEKPDGIVRVAISPARLGQDMLAARDPELKMVWVERGNPVTQNPETHTVLKAFRALEFRVVVDQFLTDTAREADIVLPAKTLFEQSDVIGAYWHAYLQLRQKVLDPPGEVKPESEIYRLLAQRLGMPAAVVAEQIPGPTDAEVEAWLERKLAPFPEVTLERLRSGPVPAPGCQEIAFSDFVFPTPSGKIELLSQEAAQRWGVDPLPVCGDPEETRPRSPSSPTPYPLFFLTPNTKNQIHSQFGNLKMIRAVGEPSSVLIHPVDARKRGILDGSLVRIFNARGGIEAAARIDFSLKPGCVSMTNGTWISEGGTVNFCSFGRETDMGHGAAFHDNLVEIKKVVR, encoded by the coding sequence GTGTCGACATATACCACAGCTTGCCCCTGTAATTGTTACAGCACCTGCTCCATGCAGGTGGAAGTGGAGGATGGCCGCATCCGGCGCCTGGAGCCGCACCCGGACAATGCCGCCACGCCCGGTGGGCTTTGTCTGAAAGGCCTGAGCTACATAGAGAGGGTCCATTCTCCCGACCGGCTCCTCTTCCCCGTGGCACGCACGCCGGGGATCTCGAGCTTCCAACGGATCTCCTGGAATGAAGCTCTGGAGCGAATTGCTGAAAAACTGAATCACTTCAAGGCGGGCTGGGGGCCCCAGAGCGTACTCTACTATGCGGGGAGCGGCACGAAGGGTCTGCTCAATTCCGTGGGCATCAGTTTCTGGCGGCTCTTCGGGGGCTGCACCACCACTTATGGGGACCTGTGCTGGCCGGCGGGCCTCGAAGCGACGCGCCTGACCTTAGGAGAAAATAAACACAACGCGCCCTGGGACCTTGCCAACGCGAAGCTCATCATCCTCTGGGGGAAGAATCCGGCCGAAACCAACATCCACCAGATGCCTTTCGTCGACCAGGCGCTGGCACACGGCGCCAGGCTCATCGTCATTGATCCCCGGCGCACCGAGTCGGCGGAGCGTGCCGAACTTCTCATTCAGCCGCGGCCGGGTTCAGACGGGGCCCTCGCGCTCGGCGTCGCGCATCTGCTTTTAAAGCGCAATCACGTCGACACCCCTTTCATCGAGCGCCACGTGTTCGGATTCCATGAATTCTGCGCCTTGGCCGAGGATTTCACGCCCGAGCGGGCTGCCGAGTTGAGTGATGTCCCCGTCACTCACATCGAAAGGCTCGCCGACTGTTTCGGCAGTATCAGGCCTGCGACCATCTGCGCTGGATTCGGGATGCAGCGCTACACCAACAGCGGCCAAACGATGCGGGCCATGATCGCCCTGATCGCAATCACCGGCAACATCGGCTATCCGGGTGCAGGGTGGCAGTTCGCCAATCTTCAGAGCGCTGTGTTCGACAGCATTCGCGATCCCCTGGCATCTTATCCGCCCGAGAAGCCGGACGGCATCGTGCGTGTCGCTATTTCACCGGCCCGCCTGGGGCAGGATATGCTCGCGGCCCGCGACCCGGAGCTGAAGATGGTTTGGGTGGAACGCGGCAACCCGGTCACACAGAATCCCGAGACCCACACCGTCCTGAAGGCTTTCCGTGCGCTGGAATTCCGCGTAGTCGTTGACCAGTTTCTGACCGACACCGCGCGCGAGGCGGACATCGTGCTGCCGGCCAAGACCCTTTTCGAGCAATCGGACGTGATCGGAGCCTACTGGCATGCTTACCTGCAACTGAGGCAGAAAGTGCTCGATCCCCCCGGCGAAGTGAAGCCGGAAAGCGAAATCTACCGCCTGCTGGCGCAGCGCCTGGGTATGCCTGCAGCTGTGGTGGCGGAACAGATTCCCGGACCGACGGATGCGGAAGTCGAGGCCTGGCTCGAACGCAAGCTGGCGCCGTTTCCAGAAGTGACGCTGGAGCGCCTGCGCTCCGGACCCGTGCCGGCACCCGGATGTCAGGAAATCGCGTTTTCCGATTTTGTCTTTCCGACTCCGTCGGGCAAGATCGAACTGCTTTCGCAGGAAGCCGCACAACGGTGGGGTGTCGACCCGTTGCCGGTCTGTGGTGACCCGGAGGAAACCCGTCCGCGCTCGCCGTCGTCGCCGACTCCATATCCGCTTTTTTTCCTGACGCCGAATACCAAGAATCAGATCCATTCTCAGTTCGGCAACCTGAAGATGATTCGTGCCGTAGGCGAGCCTTCATCCGTGCTGATCCATCCCGTCGATGCCCGCAAGCGGGGCATCCTCGACGGCAGTCTCGTACGTATTTTCAACGCGCGCGGGGGCATCGAAGCCGCGGCCCGCATCGATTTCAGTCTCAAGCCCGGATGCGTGTCCATGACCAACGGGACGTGGATCAGCGAAGGCGGAACCGTGAACTTCTGCTCCTTCGGCCGCGAAACGGACATGGGGCACGGTGCAGCCTTTCACGACAATCTGGTGGAAATCAAGAAGGTGGTCCGATGA
- a CDS encoding 4Fe-4S binding protein, translating to MRGFVLDLNRCTGCHACLLACSVENELGEQKSWRQVFTFNMRRRTGISRHHLSLGCLHCADPACMRVCPASAYARDPATGAVLIDTRLCIGCKYCSWACPFDAPRYSRDTGTMAKCTCCNDRLLQGRNPACASLCPTGALQFAELEAEAGVGSVPGFPATALGPAMRFMPLRSADTGPELRAAPDEPAVATDYQDLDSAPAPKVTIESEWSLVFFSLAAALLVAIASAAVAGSMRIDAFDFLIAALGAIGVSALHLGKLRRSWRAILNLRHSWLSREITFYSAFTVLAAIMFFLPAVAPVLSWPAVLSGFMGLFCIDRVYESVSGDKWSRLHSARVLLTGLLLFGILTVNPMIAGLTGLLKLVLYAYRQSWFKSNPRALASVLRLGAGFVVPLAIWRVYPDWVLPSVLVGEVVDRCEYYLDLDIVTPRRQIASDLDKSRDLHPF from the coding sequence ATGAGAGGCTTCGTGCTCGATTTGAACCGCTGCACCGGTTGTCACGCCTGCCTGCTTGCCTGCAGCGTCGAGAACGAGCTCGGGGAGCAGAAAAGCTGGAGACAGGTGTTCACCTTCAATATGCGGCGGCGCACCGGCATATCCAGGCACCACCTGTCGCTGGGCTGCCTGCACTGCGCCGACCCGGCCTGCATGAGGGTCTGCCCGGCCTCGGCATATGCCCGTGATCCTGCTACCGGCGCCGTGTTGATCGACACCAGGCTCTGCATCGGCTGCAAGTACTGCAGCTGGGCGTGCCCCTTTGATGCGCCCCGTTACAGCCGCGATACCGGGACGATGGCCAAATGCACATGCTGCAATGATCGCCTGCTCCAGGGCAGGAATCCGGCCTGCGCTTCGCTCTGCCCGACCGGCGCGCTGCAGTTTGCAGAATTGGAGGCGGAAGCCGGCGTAGGGAGCGTCCCGGGCTTTCCTGCCACGGCTCTCGGCCCGGCGATGCGGTTCATGCCGCTGCGATCTGCGGATACCGGTCCGGAGCTGCGTGCGGCGCCGGACGAGCCGGCCGTGGCCACAGACTATCAGGACTTGGACTCCGCCCCGGCGCCGAAGGTCACCATAGAATCGGAATGGTCACTGGTCTTTTTCTCCCTTGCCGCAGCTCTGCTCGTAGCCATCGCCAGCGCGGCGGTTGCCGGATCCATGAGAATCGACGCGTTCGATTTCCTGATCGCGGCGCTGGGTGCAATCGGAGTTAGCGCTCTGCACCTGGGCAAGTTGCGGCGGTCCTGGCGCGCGATTCTCAACCTGCGCCACTCCTGGCTGAGCCGCGAGATCACCTTTTACTCTGCGTTCACCGTGCTGGCCGCGATCATGTTCTTTCTCCCTGCCGTCGCCCCGGTCCTCTCCTGGCCGGCGGTCCTGTCGGGATTTATGGGGCTGTTTTGCATCGACCGGGTTTACGAATCCGTGAGCGGGGACAAGTGGTCTCGCCTGCACAGCGCGCGCGTTCTGCTCACGGGCTTGCTTCTGTTCGGTATCCTGACGGTCAACCCGATGATTGCAGGTCTTACGGGCCTGTTGAAGCTTGTGCTTTATGCGTACCGGCAGTCGTGGTTCAAGAGCAACCCGCGCGCGCTGGCGTCGGTGCTGAGATTGGGGGCGGGATTTGTGGTCCCGCTCGCAATATGGAGAGTCTACCCTGACTGGGTGTTGCCCTCAGTACTGGTGGGAGAGGTCGTTGACCGGTGCGAATACTACCTTGATCTGGACATCGTGACCCCGCGCCGGCAGATCGCCTCGGACCTGGACAAAAGCCGTGACCTTCACCCGTTCTGA
- a CDS encoding dicarboxylate/amino acid:cation symporter: MRMSLTWQIMAALAAGALVGWRWPAFGLSLEILATIFIRLVLVIIAPLIFSTLVVGIAGQGDLRKLGSLAFRTFGFFIVVTTLALTIAFALANLLQPGRGVATTAARMAADISAPPTESFWIRLVPRSFADAMARGDVLQVVVFSIIFAVAVSLAGPAGRPILDLCRSLAQVMYRFTDMVMMAAPVGVFGAAAALVSRQGLQVGTSFVRLIAAVYLGLGLLLLVFYPLLALLSRIPLRKLYQAAQEPIAVAFATSSASGALPKAMESMEAMGVPRSIVSFTMGTGLNFNPSGSTVFIGVASLFIFQAFRIPLTLGDQLVLFGTLFVASKGIGGVPRSALVVIAAALPAMGLSPEVVGAGVALLLGIDPLLDMPRTAVNTAGNCLASALVARWQGALPGVQAWKDDEGKQRNSTA, encoded by the coding sequence ATGCGCATGAGCCTGACCTGGCAGATCATGGCGGCGCTGGCCGCGGGCGCACTGGTCGGCTGGCGCTGGCCGGCCTTCGGACTCTCCCTCGAGATTCTCGCGACCATCTTCATTCGCCTTGTTCTGGTGATCATCGCGCCTTTGATTTTCTCCACCCTCGTGGTCGGCATTGCCGGCCAGGGGGACCTGCGCAAGCTTGGGAGCCTCGCGTTCCGGACCTTCGGCTTTTTCATAGTGGTTACGACTCTGGCGCTCACAATTGCTTTCGCCCTGGCAAACCTGCTGCAGCCCGGGCGCGGCGTCGCCACCACTGCGGCCAGGATGGCTGCGGATATCAGCGCGCCACCCACCGAATCTTTCTGGATCCGCCTTGTCCCTCGCAGCTTTGCCGACGCCATGGCACGCGGCGACGTTTTGCAGGTTGTTGTTTTTTCCATCATCTTCGCGGTCGCCGTCTCTTTGGCAGGTCCGGCAGGCCGGCCGATCCTCGATTTGTGCCGCTCCCTGGCCCAGGTCATGTACCGGTTTACGGATATGGTGATGATGGCTGCGCCCGTGGGAGTGTTCGGGGCGGCGGCCGCACTGGTGAGCCGGCAGGGACTTCAGGTAGGAACGAGTTTCGTGCGCTTGATCGCGGCGGTATATCTCGGACTTGGCTTGCTCCTGCTCGTGTTTTATCCGCTCCTGGCTCTTCTGTCCCGGATTCCGCTCCGCAAGTTGTATCAGGCTGCGCAGGAGCCCATTGCCGTGGCCTTTGCCACCTCCTCGGCCTCGGGCGCCCTGCCTAAAGCGATGGAGAGCATGGAGGCCATGGGGGTGCCGCGATCGATTGTGTCCTTCACCATGGGAACGGGTCTGAATTTCAACCCTTCGGGGAGTACGGTGTTCATCGGCGTGGCCTCGCTGTTCATCTTTCAGGCGTTCCGAATCCCGCTCACTCTCGGCGACCAGCTGGTTCTTTTCGGCACACTCTTTGTGGCAAGCAAGGGCATCGGGGGGGTGCCTCGTTCTGCACTGGTTGTGATTGCTGCCGCATTGCCCGCAATGGGATTGTCGCCCGAAGTGGTGGGAGCCGGCGTCGCGTTGCTGCTCGGCATCGATCCTTTGCTGGACATGCCGCGCACCGCCGTCAATACCGCAGGCAATTGCCTGGCTTCAGCCCTGGTGGCCCGCTGGCAGGGGGCTCTGCCGGGAGTGCAGGCCTGGAAGGATGACGAAGGGAAGCAACGCAATTCGACGGCTTGA
- a CDS encoding TonB-dependent receptor, giving the protein MVSEEKAGAYQKARQINLDAARHGTFAEIGAGQEVARWFFRVGGAAATVAKTISAYDMTVSDAIYGPCDRYVSRNRLQAMLEHEYSLLLERLDAKRGATTTFFVFAETAAMGSSTHNQPGHAWIGMRFQHQPKVQPSEIILHVRMFETDNVYKQEALGILGVNLIYGGLYHYQGPANLISSLRDDLARERFEVDMIRFSGPCFAGVDNRLMSLQLVEQGFTDAAMFDAQGEVVQPHEVLFEKPILVERGSFRPVTRPGLDLLERAAARFAAELSERPVVVMEMSLRNLLSGDRIDHGDFLARVDILGALGKTVIISNFPYYYRLSAYLRFYTSKRIVFALGIPNLQRLFDEKYYTELPGGILESFGRLFMSGVKLYVYPTRNCQTGTLVTAETLAVAPNLRHLYAHLIDNKLIESIRDISEKDLHILPKEVLAMIQTGDPAWESMVPQPAIKLIKERGVFGYRPPAEAAVDKRS; this is encoded by the coding sequence ATGGTTAGCGAAGAAAAGGCCGGCGCCTACCAGAAAGCGCGTCAGATCAACCTCGATGCCGCACGGCACGGCACGTTTGCCGAAATCGGCGCGGGACAGGAGGTCGCTCGCTGGTTCTTCCGCGTGGGCGGGGCGGCTGCAACGGTCGCCAAGACCATCTCTGCCTATGACATGACCGTCAGCGATGCCATATACGGGCCCTGCGACCGCTATGTCAGCCGGAATCGGCTGCAAGCGATGCTGGAGCACGAGTACAGCCTGCTCCTGGAGCGCCTGGACGCCAAGCGGGGCGCCACGACCACGTTTTTCGTCTTTGCTGAGACTGCCGCGATGGGCAGTTCGACCCACAATCAGCCGGGCCACGCCTGGATAGGCATGCGTTTCCAGCATCAGCCCAAGGTCCAGCCGTCGGAAATCATCCTTCATGTGCGCATGTTCGAGACCGACAATGTCTACAAGCAGGAGGCATTGGGCATTCTGGGCGTCAATCTGATCTACGGCGGACTCTATCACTATCAGGGACCGGCGAATCTCATCAGTTCGCTGAGGGACGATCTGGCGCGGGAACGTTTTGAAGTGGACATGATCCGCTTCTCGGGACCCTGCTTCGCGGGTGTCGACAACAGGCTCATGAGCCTGCAGTTGGTCGAGCAAGGGTTCACGGATGCTGCCATGTTCGATGCTCAGGGTGAGGTCGTTCAGCCTCACGAGGTCCTGTTCGAAAAACCAATTCTGGTTGAGCGTGGCAGCTTTCGGCCTGTTACCCGACCAGGTCTGGACTTGCTCGAGCGGGCCGCCGCCAGGTTCGCAGCTGAACTCAGTGAGCGGCCCGTGGTCGTCATGGAAATGTCCTTGCGCAATCTGCTCTCGGGCGATCGCATCGACCACGGCGATTTTCTCGCGCGCGTCGATATCCTCGGCGCGCTGGGCAAGACGGTAATCATCTCCAATTTCCCCTACTATTACCGCCTGAGTGCGTATCTCCGATTCTACACCTCGAAGCGCATCGTGTTTGCCCTGGGCATCCCCAATCTTCAGCGCTTGTTCGATGAGAAATATTACACCGAGCTGCCCGGGGGAATTCTCGAGTCCTTTGGCCGCCTGTTCATGTCCGGCGTCAAGCTTTACGTTTATCCTACGAGGAATTGTCAGACCGGCACGCTGGTTACAGCAGAAACGCTTGCTGTCGCTCCGAACCTGCGCCATCTGTATGCGCACCTGATCGATAACAAGCTGATCGAATCGATCCGGGACATCAGCGAGAAAGATCTGCACATTCTCCCCAAGGAAGTCCTGGCCATGATTCAGACCGGCGACCCTGCGTGGGAAAGCATGGTACCTCAGCCGGCGATCAAGTTGATCAAGGAACGGGGCGTCTTCGGCTACCGTCCACCCGCGGAAGCGGCGGTGGACAAGCGCTCATAG
- a CDS encoding radical SAM protein — protein MGLFGTGELEKRAHAARVRLEDCDLCARCCHVNRRLSIAGAACHTGERAIVHSYGPHHGEEDPLRGRRGSGTIFFSWCSLRCTYCQNWEISQKGTGKEATPEEIASMMLELQSKGCHNINLVTPSHVVSPILAALLIAAECGLRVPLVYNTGGFDSMEALALLDGVVDIYMPDMKYGDPEVAFEYSRIKDYVEVNRAAVREMHRQVGDLVLDEGGIAVRGLLIRHLVLPGGLSGTEEVLSFIARAISTNTYINLMDQYHPCYRSGENPPLSSPLTAAEYMAAVKLCSRYGLWRLDHRM, from the coding sequence GAGGACTGTGACCTGTGTGCCCGTTGTTGCCATGTCAACCGCCGCCTCTCGATCGCAGGGGCTGCCTGCCACACAGGGGAGCGTGCCATCGTCCACAGTTATGGACCTCACCACGGCGAAGAGGACCCCTTGCGCGGCCGGCGCGGTTCGGGCACGATCTTTTTTTCATGGTGCTCCCTTCGTTGCACCTACTGCCAGAACTGGGAAATCAGCCAAAAAGGGACAGGGAAAGAGGCGACACCCGAGGAGATCGCCTCCATGATGCTGGAGTTGCAGTCGAAGGGGTGCCATAACATCAATCTGGTCACGCCAAGCCATGTGGTGTCGCCGATCCTCGCCGCTTTACTCATCGCGGCAGAGTGCGGGTTGCGCGTGCCTCTGGTCTACAACACGGGCGGATTCGACAGCATGGAGGCTCTGGCGCTGCTCGACGGTGTCGTCGACATCTACATGCCCGACATGAAGTATGGTGATCCGGAAGTCGCATTCGAATATTCCAGAATTAAAGACTACGTGGAGGTGAACCGGGCTGCCGTTCGCGAGATGCATCGCCAGGTGGGAGACCTCGTGCTTGATGAGGGGGGGATCGCCGTGCGCGGATTGCTCATCCGCCACCTGGTTCTCCCCGGTGGGCTGTCGGGTACCGAGGAGGTTCTGTCTTTCATCGCGCGCGCAATCTCCACCAACACCTACATCAATCTGATGGACCAGTATCACCCCTGCTATCGATCTGGCGAGAATCCGCCGCTGTCCTCGCCTCTGACCGCGGCGGAATACATGGCGGCCGTCAAGCTGTGTTCCCGCTATGGTCTGTGGCGCCTGGACCACAGGATGTAA